One part of the Pirellulales bacterium genome encodes these proteins:
- a CDS encoding TlpA disulfide reductase family protein — MRRTAAIYWLASLAVGTWWAFTATAQNATKVETNASALEFPTTWANSDPISAESLHGKAAILYFFEESCPRCRERWPALMATAAKYADQPVVFIAVSSGTSKAQVEQYVRSVGLSWPVIVDTDRSFERRADIGEISLQNTMQVGYLSPGGELQHGNWSKFDETIRQALEGAKWNVDPEAIPAELHATWLSIEYGNYVGVKPALTKALTSRKAEIKAAAQKLSNFVEARSDKELNLTAKSESAGHKLQAYDRYGAITERFAGYPAAEKATAARRDLAKDPALKKEIVALKQLEKQRGLADSAKPAVREKARAAIQKLIDEQPDSEAARLGRELLRQK, encoded by the coding sequence ATGCGTCGCACAGCAGCCATCTATTGGCTTGCATCGCTCGCAGTGGGAACGTGGTGGGCCTTTACGGCCACGGCGCAAAACGCGACCAAGGTCGAAACAAATGCATCGGCCCTTGAATTTCCCACAACGTGGGCCAATAGCGATCCGATTTCGGCCGAATCGTTGCATGGCAAGGCGGCGATTCTTTACTTCTTCGAGGAGAGCTGCCCGCGCTGCCGCGAACGTTGGCCCGCGCTGATGGCCACTGCCGCCAAATATGCGGATCAGCCGGTAGTGTTCATCGCGGTCAGTTCCGGCACGTCGAAGGCACAAGTCGAGCAGTATGTCCGCAGCGTTGGCCTTTCCTGGCCCGTGATCGTCGACACGGATAGATCGTTCGAGCGGCGGGCCGATATCGGTGAGATTAGTTTGCAAAACACGATGCAAGTCGGCTACCTGTCGCCAGGGGGCGAGCTACAGCACGGTAACTGGTCGAAATTCGACGAGACGATCCGCCAGGCGCTGGAGGGCGCAAAATGGAATGTCGACCCCGAGGCGATTCCCGCCGAGCTGCATGCGACCTGGCTGAGCATCGAGTATGGCAATTACGTCGGAGTGAAACCGGCACTTACCAAGGCGTTGACCTCGCGCAAGGCAGAAATTAAGGCCGCCGCGCAGAAGCTCTCGAACTTCGTCGAAGCGCGCAGCGACAAGGAACTAAACCTGACGGCCAAGAGCGAATCGGCCGGACATAAGTTGCAAGCATATGATCGCTATGGCGCCATCACCGAGAGATTCGCAGGCTATCCTGCCGCCGAGAAGGCGACGGCCGCGCGCCGCGATCTGGCCAAGGATCCGGCCCTGAAAAAAGAAATCGTGGCGCTTAAGCAACTGGAGAAACAGCGTGGTTTGGCCGACTCGGCCAAGCCGGCTGTGCGAGAAAAGGCGCGGGCAGCGATCCAAAAGCTCATCGACGAACAGCCCGACAGTGAGGCGGCCCGTCTCGGTCGGGAACTGCTGCGGCAGAAATGA
- a CDS encoding ABC transporter permease produces the protein MKFLPYILRNVMRNKLRSIFTGVSIAVSLFLVTVMFAYVNMQDEMAIESLKYARIVTTARQGLTFPVPIAHVDKVRAMEGVKTVVPLAWFGGKYKDDKIPFAQFATDPAKVFDVFSEFTIPPEQLSAWQKDRTGCVIGEKIARKRGWKVGDKIVLKGDIYPVNLELTVDGIYDGPSTSDKEMLWYHYTYLDELLKQARSQMAGNAGTMFVKAERTEMLPDLMRRIDARFANSESPVRAMTEQAFRQMFTEMLGNIRAFIRNIAIIVVAALICVTGNAMAMSLRERTREVAVLKAIGFSRLIVLTLVLVEAVVIAVGGGIVGVLAARGLFSFSDLTLSGIPGFSTFYVPWSTVLFGLALAAAIGLASGLIPAWRAAQVSVVDGLRKVV, from the coding sequence ATGAAATTCCTGCCCTATATTCTCCGCAACGTGATGCGCAACAAACTGCGCAGCATCTTTACCGGCGTGTCAATCGCGGTGAGTTTGTTCCTGGTTACGGTCATGTTCGCCTACGTCAACATGCAGGACGAGATGGCGATCGAGTCACTAAAATACGCCCGCATCGTGACCACGGCCAGGCAAGGATTGACGTTTCCTGTGCCCATCGCGCACGTCGACAAGGTACGTGCAATGGAGGGGGTCAAGACCGTGGTGCCGTTGGCCTGGTTCGGCGGCAAATACAAGGACGATAAAATCCCCTTCGCGCAATTTGCCACCGATCCGGCGAAAGTCTTCGATGTATTTTCCGAGTTCACGATCCCGCCCGAACAATTGAGTGCCTGGCAAAAGGATCGGACCGGATGTGTCATCGGCGAAAAGATCGCCCGCAAGCGTGGCTGGAAGGTGGGGGACAAGATCGTGCTCAAGGGGGACATCTACCCGGTGAATCTCGAGCTTACGGTCGACGGTATCTACGATGGGCCATCGACTTCGGACAAAGAGATGCTCTGGTATCACTACACGTATCTCGACGAGCTGCTCAAGCAAGCCCGCTCGCAAATGGCGGGCAACGCCGGCACGATGTTCGTCAAGGCGGAACGCACGGAAATGCTCCCTGACTTAATGCGCCGCATTGATGCACGGTTCGCCAACTCGGAAAGCCCAGTGAGGGCCATGACGGAACAAGCCTTCCGACAGATGTTCACCGAGATGCTGGGGAACATTCGGGCGTTTATTCGCAATATCGCGATCATCGTCGTGGCGGCATTGATATGCGTAACGGGCAATGCGATGGCCATGTCGCTGCGCGAGCGCACGCGTGAGGTGGCCGTGCTCAAAGCGATCGGCTTCTCGCGCCTGATTGTACTGACGCTGGTGTTGGTTGAAGCGGTCGTCATCGCGGTTGGCGGCGGCATAGTAGGAGTATTGGCCGCCCGAGGACTATTCTCTTTCAGCGATCTCACGCTCAGCGGTATTCCCGGATTCAGCACGTTCTATGTCCCTTGGTCGACCGTGTTGTTCGGCCTGGCGTTGGCAGCCGCAATTGGCCTGGCAAGCGGCCTGATTCCAGCATGGCGCGCCGCGCAAGTTTCAGTTGTCGATGGTCTGCGGAAGGTGGTTTAA
- the argF gene encoding ornithine carbamoyltransferase, which translates to MRHLITLADLKSGEIERIFAITEDLKTKYQNGLREALLPGRVMALLFEKPSLRTRVSFEAGMVNLGGHSLFLGDDVGWGSRESIADFGRVLSEYVDVVVVRTNSHEKVVELAKFCKCSVINGLTDKDHPCQALADLYTLRELTGSLVGQTLAFIGDGNNVARSLAMGCGKTGMRFAIAAPKAYQFGADFLKTLKSEVPDLELLVCTDPREAVKVASAVYTDVWTSMGQESEAAARRNAFAAYQVNAELMAHAPSDAYFMHCLPAHRGEEVTDDVIDGPASIVVAQAANRLHAQKGILAWLLGAQGHGRE; encoded by the coding sequence ATGAGACATCTCATTACGCTGGCCGACTTGAAAAGCGGCGAGATCGAACGGATCTTCGCGATCACCGAGGACCTAAAGACGAAGTATCAGAACGGCCTGCGCGAGGCGCTCTTGCCGGGACGCGTAATGGCTCTGCTTTTCGAGAAGCCGAGTCTGCGCACGCGCGTCAGTTTCGAGGCGGGCATGGTGAATCTCGGCGGCCATAGTCTCTTTTTGGGCGACGATGTGGGCTGGGGCTCGCGCGAGTCGATCGCCGATTTCGGACGAGTGCTCTCTGAGTATGTCGACGTCGTTGTGGTGCGCACGAACAGCCACGAGAAGGTCGTGGAGCTGGCAAAGTTCTGCAAATGCTCCGTTATCAACGGATTGACCGATAAAGATCATCCCTGCCAGGCACTCGCAGATCTGTACACCCTGCGCGAGCTGACCGGTTCGCTGGTCGGGCAAACGCTCGCCTTTATCGGCGACGGCAACAACGTCGCACGTAGTCTGGCGATGGGTTGTGGGAAGACGGGCATGCGGTTCGCCATTGCGGCACCCAAAGCCTATCAGTTCGGAGCGGATTTCTTGAAGACACTTAAGAGCGAGGTGCCAGACCTCGAGTTACTTGTCTGCACCGACCCGCGCGAGGCGGTCAAGGTTGCTTCGGCCGTTTACACCGACGTCTGGACAAGCATGGGGCAGGAATCCGAGGCGGCAGCGCGCCGCAATGCATTTGCCGCTTACCAAGTGAACGCTGAATTAATGGCACACGCCCCGAGCGACGCGTATTTCATGCACTGCCTGCCGGCGCATCGTGGCGAAGAAGTGACCGACGACGTGATCGATGGCCCGGCCAGCATCGTAGTAGCCCAAGCCGCCAACCGGCTACACGCCCAAAAAGGCATCCTGGCCTGGCTGCTGGGTGCGCAGGGGCACGGGCGCGAGTAG
- a CDS encoding ABC transporter ATP-binding protein, whose amino-acid sequence MPTGSEPGLVQLRGVSKEYMRDKIHVPVLSNTNLDIPKGEFVAVMGPSGSGKSTLLNLAAGLDRPTTGSVTVAGTELNLLSESKLTRWRSQHLGFIFQLYNLMPVLTAFENVELPLLLTSLSRRQRAEHVQTALRIVGLAERVDHYPRQLSGGQEQRVAIARALVNDPILLLADEPTGNLDAAAAQEILDLLQQLNEEFEKTIVMVTHDPRAARRAHRMLHLEKGTFVETELDALEAAG is encoded by the coding sequence ATGCCCACTGGCTCCGAACCAGGTCTTGTGCAACTACGTGGCGTGTCGAAGGAGTACATGCGCGACAAGATCCACGTGCCGGTCTTGTCGAATACGAACCTCGACATTCCCAAGGGCGAGTTCGTCGCCGTGATGGGACCGTCGGGGTCAGGTAAGTCAACACTTTTGAACCTGGCTGCCGGGCTCGATCGACCGACGACCGGAAGCGTCACGGTGGCTGGCACCGAGTTGAATCTGCTCTCGGAGAGCAAGCTCACGCGTTGGCGCTCGCAGCACCTAGGGTTCATTTTCCAACTTTATAACTTGATGCCTGTGCTGACGGCGTTTGAAAATGTCGAATTGCCCCTACTGTTGACGTCGTTATCGCGCCGACAGCGGGCCGAACATGTGCAAACGGCATTGCGCATTGTCGGACTGGCAGAACGCGTGGACCATTACCCACGGCAGTTATCTGGTGGGCAGGAACAGCGCGTGGCGATCGCACGGGCGCTAGTAAACGATCCGATATTGCTGCTTGCGGACGAGCCCACCGGGAACCTCGACGCCGCCGCGGCGCAAGAGATTCTCGATCTGCTCCAGCAACTGAACGAAGAGTTCGAGAAGACGATCGTGATGGTCACGCACGATCCCCGGGCCGCGCGCAGGGCTCATCGCATGTTGCATTTGGAAAAAGGAACGTTTGTCGAGACCGAACTCGACGCGCTCGAGGCCGCCGGATGA
- a CDS encoding alpha/beta hydrolase gives MVRSLREILIVPTVLLSMSAVAFSAAAAPASRAFSVNGVKIHYLVEGQGEPVVLIHGLHSSALMNWGPNGIMSELAKDHQVIALDLPGHGQSDKPNDEKAYGLQLVADVVALLDELKIKKAHIVGYSLGGMIAIKFLVMHPDRAISGTIGGMGWLRAGSRLERSWGQLPARERSRTPTVCVHSMGALSITQQELEDIHVPVEIVIGQRDPVKRMYVSPLQQVRPDWPIVEIEGAGHITCVTRPQFGQAVAQFVRKQTK, from the coding sequence ATGGTCCGATCTTTGCGCGAAATCTTGATCGTGCCGACCGTGTTGCTTTCGATGTCAGCGGTCGCATTTAGCGCCGCCGCGGCGCCAGCATCTCGCGCCTTCTCGGTAAACGGCGTAAAAATCCACTACCTTGTCGAAGGACAAGGAGAGCCGGTCGTTCTGATTCATGGATTGCACTCGAGCGCCCTGATGAACTGGGGCCCAAACGGGATCATGTCCGAGCTGGCCAAAGATCATCAGGTGATCGCTCTTGATTTGCCGGGCCATGGCCAGTCGGACAAACCGAACGACGAGAAGGCTTATGGACTGCAACTCGTCGCTGATGTCGTCGCACTGCTCGATGAATTGAAGATCAAAAAAGCTCACATCGTGGGCTACTCGCTAGGGGGCATGATCGCCATCAAGTTTCTTGTCATGCATCCAGACCGGGCAATTTCGGGCACGATAGGCGGCATGGGCTGGCTGCGCGCTGGTAGCCGCCTGGAACGAAGTTGGGGTCAATTGCCGGCTCGTGAGAGGAGCCGTACACCGACGGTGTGCGTTCATTCGATGGGCGCGTTGTCGATCACTCAGCAGGAACTCGAGGACATTCACGTGCCGGTCGAAATCGTGATCGGCCAGCGCGACCCGGTGAAACGCATGTATGTATCTCCGCTACAGCAAGTCCGCCCGGACTGGCCGATCGTTGAAATCGAAGGTGCGGGGCATATCACCTGCGTCACGCGCCCCCAATTCGGCCAAGCAGTCGCCCAATTCGTCAGGAAACAAACGAAGTAG
- a CDS encoding ABC transporter permease, with protein sequence MIPVKYNIRSLRTRWVSSLMTILGTALVVWAVVLTFGLADGLDHTLAVSGEPLDLIIMRKGATAETNSIVNEAAAREMAALPGIASDAVGEMLCSPELVVVVNTPRRGDTGSGNMILRGVTPAAQQVRTGFQIVEGRENRPGLREAITSKQMARRFEGAGLNEELDVFGNNFTIVGLFEAGHSATESEVWTDLEVLAQTTRRVGIRSSIQIRANSADDAQSLSDRIASDEQFGLAALSEPEYYAEQAKSSRAIKVVGVFIAVVLSVGAVFAVANTMYGAVASRAREIGTLRALGFGRRTILVSFMLESLALCLAGGALGCLAALPLNGMSTGTANWVTFSELAFTFRFGPWVQVLALLLVAVVGTMGGLFPALRATRMKIVDALREI encoded by the coding sequence TTGATTCCCGTTAAATACAACATCCGTAGCCTGCGCACTCGATGGGTCAGCTCGCTGATGACCATCCTCGGCACCGCGCTCGTGGTGTGGGCAGTCGTGCTAACCTTCGGCCTGGCCGACGGGTTGGACCACACGCTGGCGGTGTCGGGCGAGCCGTTGGATCTGATCATTATGCGCAAGGGGGCCACGGCCGAGACCAACAGCATTGTTAACGAGGCGGCCGCACGCGAGATGGCGGCACTGCCAGGCATCGCCTCGGATGCGGTCGGCGAAATGCTCTGCTCGCCTGAGCTGGTGGTGGTCGTCAATACCCCCCGCCGCGGCGATACCGGTAGCGGCAATATGATCCTCCGCGGAGTAACGCCCGCCGCGCAGCAAGTGCGCACAGGGTTTCAAATCGTCGAAGGGCGCGAGAACAGGCCGGGCCTACGAGAAGCTATCACAAGCAAGCAGATGGCGCGCCGCTTCGAAGGAGCGGGTTTGAACGAAGAACTTGACGTGTTCGGCAACAATTTCACCATTGTGGGGCTATTCGAGGCGGGGCACAGCGCCACCGAGTCGGAAGTTTGGACCGATTTGGAAGTGTTGGCGCAAACGACCAGGCGGGTGGGCATCCGCTCGTCGATCCAGATTCGCGCCAACAGTGCCGACGATGCACAGTCGCTTTCCGATCGCATTGCCAGCGACGAGCAATTTGGCTTGGCGGCACTTAGCGAACCTGAATATTACGCCGAACAGGCCAAATCGAGCCGCGCCATTAAGGTGGTCGGAGTTTTCATAGCGGTTGTCTTGTCGGTCGGCGCGGTGTTCGCCGTGGCCAACACGATGTATGGCGCCGTCGCGTCGCGCGCCCGGGAAATCGGCACTTTGCGGGCCCTGGGATTTGGCCGCCGCACGATTCTGGTGTCATTCATGCTCGAGTCTCTTGCACTGTGCCTGGCCGGCGGCGCCCTGGGCTGCCTGGCTGCGCTACCGTTGAACGGCATGTCGACGGGCACTGCCAATTGGGTCACCTTCAGCGAGTTGGCCTTCACCTTCCGTTTCGGCCCCTGGGTGCAAGTTCTAGCCCTTCTGCTCGTCGCTGTGGTAGGAACCATGGGTGGGCTTTTTCCCGCGCTCCGTGCCACCCGCATGAAGATCGTTGATGCGCTACGCGAGATCTAA
- a CDS encoding aspartate aminotransferase family protein: protein MATANTSSTEIVELFKQFVVPNYVRYPVCLVRGEGSYVWDAEGNRYLDFFPGWGCNLLGHCPEPVVRAVQEQVATLIHVPNTWYTEAQGQWARALSERSFGGQAFFCNSGAEANEAAIKLARLHTPRERYKIITFEGSFHGRTLGATAATAQPKYHEGLGPLMAGFVYAPFGNLDEVSRRIDAETAAIMVEPVQGEGGINLPPAGFLQGLRKLCDEHGLLLIFDEVQSGCGRTGQWFAYQNFDVTPDIMTLAKALCGGIAGGALMTTAEIAPSLRPGMHAATFGGNPIAARAGIAAIEMIEQEHLLENGLAVSKVFRERLEKLRSECEIVRDVRVLGMMIGVELSIEGAAIVKGCLEKNLLINCTHGTVLRLLPALNLTADQAHQGCDILAEVLKNQVG, encoded by the coding sequence GTGGCCACCGCAAACACAAGCTCGACCGAGATCGTCGAGCTGTTCAAACAGTTCGTGGTTCCCAACTATGTGCGCTATCCGGTCTGCCTGGTGCGCGGCGAGGGAAGCTACGTGTGGGACGCCGAGGGAAATAGATATCTCGATTTTTTCCCCGGCTGGGGCTGCAACCTGCTAGGACATTGCCCCGAGCCAGTCGTCCGCGCCGTTCAGGAACAGGTTGCGACCCTGATCCACGTACCAAACACCTGGTACACCGAGGCGCAGGGCCAGTGGGCCCGGGCTCTTTCGGAACGCAGTTTTGGCGGCCAGGCATTCTTTTGTAACTCGGGCGCCGAGGCCAATGAGGCCGCTATCAAGCTTGCCCGTTTGCACACACCCCGCGAACGCTACAAGATCATCACCTTCGAGGGCAGCTTTCACGGGCGCACGCTCGGCGCGACGGCCGCCACGGCACAGCCGAAGTATCACGAGGGGCTCGGTCCGCTGATGGCCGGATTCGTCTATGCCCCCTTCGGAAATCTAGACGAAGTATCGCGCCGCATTGATGCGGAAACGGCCGCCATCATGGTCGAGCCGGTGCAAGGTGAGGGGGGTATTAACCTGCCTCCTGCCGGATTTCTGCAAGGTTTGCGTAAGCTGTGCGATGAGCACGGCCTGCTGCTGATCTTCGACGAGGTCCAGAGTGGTTGCGGGCGCACCGGGCAATGGTTCGCTTATCAGAATTTCGACGTCACGCCCGACATCATGACTCTGGCCAAGGCGTTGTGCGGCGGCATCGCCGGCGGGGCGCTGATGACCACGGCCGAGATCGCCCCCAGCCTGCGCCCCGGGATGCACGCGGCGACGTTCGGCGGAAATCCCATCGCGGCCCGGGCCGGTATCGCGGCGATCGAGATGATCGAGCAAGAACATCTGCTGGAAAATGGCCTGGCCGTCAGCAAAGTTTTTCGCGAGCGGCTGGAAAAGCTGCGCAGCGAATGCGAGATCGTACGCGATGTGCGTGTGCTGGGCATGATGATCGGCGTCGAACTTTCGATCGAAGGAGCCGCGATCGTCAAAGGCTGCCTCGAAAAGAACCTGCTCATCAACTGTACCCACGGCACTGTCCTGCGACTCCTGCCCGCACTGAATCTCACGGCCGATCAGGCGCACCAGGGCTGCGACATCCTGGCAGAAGTTCTCAAGAATCAGGTCGGCTAA